A genomic window from Candidatus Sulfotelmatobacter sp. includes:
- a CDS encoding 4Fe-4S dicluster-binding protein, which produces YVACRDTAVNCIHNADEPLRPGHEAPTRSDAIAAANQRGAHVVWVDESECIGCNLCSHVCPVPDCITMTDVTNGRPFESWNDRMARGTSVVPGGLKDWRAANGARR; this is translated from the coding sequence TACGTCGCCTGCCGCGACACCGCGGTGAATTGCATCCACAACGCCGACGAACCGCTGCGACCGGGCCACGAAGCGCCGACCCGCAGCGACGCGATTGCCGCCGCCAACCAGCGCGGCGCGCACGTCGTGTGGGTGGACGAGAGCGAGTGCATCGGCTGCAATCTGTGTTCCCACGTCTGCCCGGTTCCCGACTGCATCACCATGACCGACGTCACCAACGGCCGGCCGTTCGAATCGTGGAACGACCGCATGGCCAGGGGCACCTCGGTGGTGCCGGGCGGCCTCAAGGACTGGCGGGCCGCGAACGGCGCCCGGCGTTGA